Proteins from a genomic interval of Epinephelus fuscoguttatus linkage group LG16, E.fuscoguttatus.final_Chr_v1:
- the sparcl2 gene encoding SPARC-like protein 1 has protein sequence MSTRPLDVSAMNMSLTFALFLVLSLHTCTSMGGRAQRRQRQAEESLRPYIGRVEPEKLCELLKCHSPVGSWCQAVQENGVLVPKCVCPESCPRQRAPVCSVLGRTYGNECLLHKEACRKRRRTGLAHTGPCLVPKAKCTEEELSQFPYRLLDWFLLLSRMGESYAPAAPPQSCLSHTQRTQLAKQRFAILDKNNDGKLSRRDLRKLRYKKMPLEHCAAQFFQSCDHNRNRKVTLREWTTCLVDRSEAWFYHFMSMRMGSRQLCPTIKENYL, from the exons ATGTCTACCCGCCCACTGGATGTTTCAGCCATGAACATGAGCTTGACCTTTGCCTTGTTTCTTGTCCTGAGTCTTCACACTTGTACATCCATG ggaggCAGAGCCCAGCGCAGACAGAGGCAAGCTGAGGAGAGCCTGAGACCGTACATTGGCAGAGTAGAGCCAG AAAAGCTTTGTGAGCTGCTGAAATGCCACAGTCCTGTGGGATCTTGGTGTCAGGCAGTTCAGGAAAACGGAGTCCTTGTCCCCAAGTGTGTTTGTCCTGAGTCCTGTCCACG GCAGAGGGCACCAGTGTGCAGTGTTCTGGGAAGGACCTATGGGAATGAGTGTTTGCTGCATAAAGAAGCCTGCAGAAAGAGACGCCGCACTGGACTGGCTCACACAGGACCCTGTCtgg TCCCCAAGGCTAAATGCACCGAGGAGGAGTTAAGCCAGTTTCCATATCGTCTCCTGGACTGGTTTCTGCTCCTGAGTCGTATGGGGGAGTCCTACGCACCTGCAGCCCCGCCCCAGAGCTGCCTCAGCCACACCCAAAGGACACAACTAGCAAAG CAAAGATTTGCCATACTGGACAAGAACAACGATGGAAAGTTGAGCCGCAGGGACCTGAGGAAGCTGCGTTACAAGAAGATGCCTCTGGAGCACTGCGCTGCACAGTTCTTTCA GTCATGTGACCACAACAGGAACAGGAAGGTGACCCTGCGAGAATGGACAACCTGTCTGGTGGATCGCTCCGAGGCCTGGTTCTACCATTTCATGT CAATGAGGATGGGCTCCCGCCAGCTGTGTCCTACTATCAAAGAGAACTACCTTTGA
- the ndnfl gene encoding protein NDNF — translation MALMSLSWCLGAALALFCGSPWPRVHSALAPENEVPLRPTTWFPEGKITSVTLPKGRTRRLYFTLKKKAPAMSVTVSPCDLPIEWSLAARTLKDKPLKKLQWSTKKSMPEVWWRGPGTEEKMHSFTGSAVDTYSGPSNPHASIYILRLRSKQQNTRATVYLHEGLGPGGVFPLLPADPRVHTLGVGMTSVTLSWAPSTSITSLPQTQKSYDYCVLVNAQQNYPSLCAAQENLRKKKDQIQEKKERRRVTAWPILKEWWWQQWDSYPEPQRPPSSLTDEFADLQCVCQGTESVCTVSELLPDTQYYFDVFVIDRLNGTSMAYKGTFARTHEEARPAIVTLREGELRWVTFHDRGSNSEQFFSFRPRGWQQSGLLTLQSCGGGEKVKVTVSSKGQVLTSQAVGGDLVHIWLQGSPSYLIHLEREGTTAGQISAAADPALPGGLMASVKMQTSSAYHRRGVPSLPSTLQIKSFNRLRGCNSVTLAWMGTEERSLYCVYRRKLGDREAEAGGASALTAPCLGPESRSDTERVLCKYFQELNPRRAVTTAVIGGLEPGMAYVFDVYLMRRWGIPIKYASKMVKTRKEC, via the exons ATGGCACTCATGTCCCTGTCCTGGTGTCTCGGTGCAGCTTTGGCACTGTTTTGTGGCTCTCCGTGGCCCCGGGTGCACTCTGCCCTGGCACCTGAGAACGAGGTGCCCCTTCGCCCAACCACATGGTTCCCAGAGGGAAAGATCACCTCTGTTACTCTTCCCAAAGGACGAACTCGCAG GCTATACTTCACACTGAAGAAGAAGGCTCCAGCGATGTCGGTGACTGTCAGCCCCTGTGACCTCCCCATTGAGTGGAGCTTGGCAGCCCGCACCTTGAAGGACAAACCCCTCAAGAAACTGCAGT GGAGCACCAAAAAGAGTATGCCTGAGGTTTGGTGGCGAGGTCCTGGGACTGAGGAGAAAATGCACAGCTTCACAGGCAGTGCAGTTGACACCTACAGCGGTCCTTCCAATCCCCACGCTTCCATCTACATCCTGAGGCTACGCTCCAAACAGCAGAACACCAGAGCTACAGTGTACCTCCATGAAGGCCTGGGGCCCGGGGGTGTATTCCCTCTGCTCCCAGCTGACCCACGAGTTCACACATTAGGTGTAGGCATGACCAGTGTCACTCTCAGCTGGGCACCCAGCACCTCCATCACCAGTCTCCCGCAGACGCAGAAGAGTTATGATTACTGTGTCCTCGTCAACGCTCAGCAAAACTACCCCAGTCTATGTGCTGCACAGGaaaatttaaggaaaaagaAAGACCAGATAcaagagaagaaggagaggaggagagtgacGGCGTGGCCGATATTGAAAGAGTGGTGGTGGCAGCAGTGGGACTCTTATCCTGAACCCCAGAGGCCACCTTCCTCCCTCACTGATGAGTTTGCTgatctccagtgtgtgtgtcaggggacGGAGAGTGTTTGCACCGTCTCGGAGCTCCTGCCTGACACCCAGTATTACTTTGACGTCTTTGTGATCGACAGGCTGAACGGGACCAGCATGGCATACAAGGGGACATTTGCTCGAACGCACGAGGAGGCTCGGCCGGCGATTGTCACGCTAAGAGAAGGGGAGCTGAGGTGGGTGACCTTCCACGACAGAGGCTCCAACTCAGAGCAGTTCTTCAGTTTCCGTCCTCGGGGCTGGCAGCAGAGCGGCCTCCTCACCTTGCAGAGCTGCGGTGGAGGtgaaaaggtcaaggtcactgtgtcaAGTAAGGGTCAGGTGTTGACCTCCCAGGCTGTAGGGGGCGATTTAGTGCACATTTGGCTCCAGGGAAGTCCGTCCTATCTCATCCACTTGGAGAGAGAAGGAACTACCGCAGGCCAGATCTCCGCTGCTGCAGACCCAGCTCTACCAGGAGGTCTGATGGCCTCAGTCAAAATGCAGACCTCCTCAGCCTACCACCGCAGAGGGGTCCCATCTCTGCCGTCCACCTTGCAGATAAAATCCTTCAACCGGTTGCGTGGTTGCAACAGTGTCACACTGGCCTGGATGGGCACAGAGGAGAGAAGCCTGTACTGCGTGTACCGCAGGAAGCTGGGAGACCGTGAAGCAGAGGCAGGGGGTGCATCAGCTCTCACTGCACCCTGTCTTGGGCCAGAGTCCCGCTCTGACACCGAGAGGGTTCTCTGCAAGTATTTCCAGGAGCTGAATCCTCGGCGGGCCGTCACTACAGCTGTGATCGGGGGCCTGGAGCCAGGGATGGCCTATGTGTTTGATGTCTATCTAATGAGACGCTGGGGGATCCCTATCAAGTACGCCAGCAAGATGGTGAAGACCAGAAAGGAATGCTGA
- the dnajc9 gene encoding dnaJ homolog subfamily C member 9 — MGLLERCQELFKTSNLYEVLGINKEATEAEIRRSYYKVSLKVHPDRAPEDPQATEKFQVLGKLYAVLSDKEQRAVYDEQGVVDEESDVLSQDRCWEDYWRLLFPKITVQDILEFESKYKGSDEERQDVIQLYVQHQGNMDAITASAMCCSQEDEPRLCSIIQAAIDSGDVEAFPAFTKESDKKKRARRKRADRERQEAEEMQKEMGLGDEDDSLVMMLKQKQKSREQNFNSFLSDLEAKYSKKSEKSQKGKKGKK, encoded by the exons ATGGGTTTGCTCGAGCGCTGCCAGGAGCTCTTCAAGACCTCAAACCTGTACGAGGTGCTGGGCATCAACAAAGAGGCGACCGAGGCAGAGATCCGGAGGAGCTACTACAAAGTGTCGCTGAAAGTGCATCCGGACCGGGCTCCTGAAGACCCACAGGCTACGGAGAAGTTTCAG GTGTTGGGTAAGCTGTACGCGGTGCTGAGCGATAAGGAGCAGAGAGCTGTTTACGATGAGCAGGGGGTGGTGGATGAAGAGTCTGACGTCCTGAGCCAAGACCGCTGCTGGGAAGACTACTGGAGACTGCTATTCCCCAAG ATTACAGTGCAGGATATCCTTGAATTTGAGAGTAAATATAAGGGCTCTGATGAGGAGCGGCAGGACGTAATCCAGCTGTACGTGCAGCACCAGGGAAATATGGACGCCATCACTGCATCGGCCATGTGCTGTTCCCAGGAAGATGAGCCCAGGCTCTGCAGCATCATCCAGGCTGCCATCGATAGCGGAGACGTCGAAGCGTTTCCAGCGTTTACTAAGGAGAGTGACAAGAAGAAGAGGGCTCGCAGGAAGAGG GCTGACAGAGAGCGACAAGAAGCAGAAGAAATGCAGAAAGAGATGGGGCTTGGTGATGAAGACGACAGTCTTGTGATGATGCTAAAG CAAAAACAGAAGTCCAGAGAGCAGAATTTCAACAGTTTCCTGTCTGACCTGGAAGCAAAATACTccaaaaaaagtgaaaagtcccaaaaaggaaagaaaggaaaaaagtga
- the fam149b1 gene encoding protein FAM149B1 isoform X1 → MISRYSRRPVSHKLEIRGLSRSSLDHHPLPEEADDNQTPQRYLHDLQEAVSAHNSSETSAASGHSDCPTVISVDSSQSWSGIHSSTGTGISTERSSVFSWGYDEFDKAASRQVQQMFEEIDKELYEGRGSGGGILQGLQDECQQWATRFPHLRILGTQLMSPCDEGFQWYATSGRGSSAISPSAGKESSVKSQEKDKSGTELNVQGRRAMMIRSSSAELDEAPGTSSGPSSHDKQRVIEVEGLMEEYLAFDSRDLEDEWEQDCSESGRRHHCLPPVSPYRCRRQAVLDLLFDDVWRQLVGWMKELVQRHWECCTSNDEKISGNLSPVQQDSQNPFMLLSMLPTMLPKLGQSRVPPLTAGLQFQNTKSKGSKHKSRRKSKKQKRPSTAGRVPVGAAATQHNLNDLIVIHSIPLQQRNLGVLDRNQEPEERAPHRPGSSVVPSSKPRPRRTLEQSSSSLSRPAQSARRRNPPPRTLLPLVPSQSQASAAGSMDEVIRGTRLPTANDRLTSPLLPLSRNTLLPPISTGDPESSHSGQQSKPAQRQKGPSSRAHSAINDEAGSSIPRDRHHLLDVFSRPNTTHTYRSDTPYRRSFTVLDNIGQGRPGRASVATDSLGIGVTGISLGISSSSFLDSFSHHPLGHSPIKDEEEPDPQAPVPAPLVPVSVPPRSYTRGGISSRASRPGL, encoded by the exons ATGATTTCACGGTACAGCAGAAGACCTGTATCGCACAAACTAGAGAT TCGTGGGTTGTCTCGCAGCAGCCTCGACCACCACCCTCTCCCTGAGGAAGCGGACGATAACCAAACGCCTCAGCGTTACCTCCATGACCTCCAGGAAGCTGTCTCTGCTCACAACAG TTCAGAGACATCTGCTGCCTCCGGCCACTCTGACTGTCCCACCGTCATCTCAGTAGACTCCAGCCAGTCCTGGTCAGGTATCCACAGCTCCACAGGCACTGGCATCTCCACCGAGAGGAGCTCTGTTTTCTCCTGGGGCTACGAT GAGTTCGACAAGGCGGCGTCACGGCAGGTGCAGCAAATGTTTGAGGAGATCGACAAAGAGCTGTACGAGGGGAGAGGCAGCGGGGGAGGGATACTCCAGGGGCTGCAGGATGAATGTCAGCAGTGGGCCACACGTTTCCCACATCTTCG GATTCTGGGGACTCAGCTGATGTCTCCCTGTGATGAGGGCTTCCAGTGGTACGCTACTTCAGGGAGAGGCAGCTCTGCTATCAGCCCATCAGCAGGCAAAGAGAGCAGTGTGAAATCCCAGGAGAAAGATAAGAGTGGCACAGA GTTAAATGTGCAGGGCAGGAGAGCGATGATGATCAGGTCCTCCTCAGCAGAGTTGGATGAGGCTCCTGGCACCTCCAGTGGCCCCAGCAGTCATGACAAGCAGAGAGTGATTGAGGTCGAGGGTCTGATGGAGGAGTACCTGGCTTTCGATAGCAGGGACTT GGAGGACGAGTGGGAGCAGGATTGTTCAGAGTCGGGTCGGCGGCATCACTGTCTGCCCCCTGTCTCTCCATACCGGTGTCGCCGTCAGGCTGTTCTCGACCTGCTGTTTGATGATGTGTGGCGACAGCTGGTTGGCTGGATGAAAGAGCTGGTTCAACGCCACTGGGAATGCTGCACCTCAA ATGATGAAAAGATTTCTGGGAACTTGAGCCCCGTGCAGCAAGACTCCCAGAATCCCTTCATGCTGCTCTCCATGCTGCCCACGATGCTGCCTAAACTCGGCCAGAGCAGGGTGCCCCCACTCACAGCTGGCCTGCAGTTCCAG AACACAAAGTCAAAGGGCTCAAAGCACAAGTCCAGACGGAAATCCAAAAAGCAGAAAAGGCCTTCCACT GCTGGAAGGGTCCCAGTAGGAGCAGCAGCGACCCAGCACAACCTGAATGACCTCATCGTGATCCACAGCATCCCCCTGCAGCAGAGGAACCTGGGTGTGCTGGATAGAAACCA GGAGCCAGAGGAGCGGGCGCCTCACAGACCAGGCTCCAGCGTGGTCCCCTCCAGCAAACCTCGCCCTCGCCGAACCCTGGAACAGAGCTCTTCCTCGCTGTCCCGCCCGGCACAATCTGCGCGACGCAGAAACCCTCCTCCCCGGACCCTCCTGCCGCTGGTCCCCAGCCAGAGTCAGGCCAGCGCAGCGGGATCCATGGATGAGGTCATCCGCGGGACACGTTT ACCCACAGCCAACGACCGCCTGACATCTCCGCTGTTGCCTCTGAGCAGGAATACACTCCTTCCCCCCATCAGCACCGGAGACCCAGAGTCATCTCACTCAGGGCAGCAGTCCAAACCTGCACAG CGTCAGAAAGGCCCCTCCAGCCGCGCCCACAGTGCTATAAATGACGAAGCTGGCAGTTCAATACCAAGGGATCGTCACCACCTGCTGGACGTGTTCTCTCGCCCCAACACCACTCACACATACAGG tcGGACACTCCATACCGTCGATCCTTCACAGTATTGGACAACATCGGGCAGGGGCGGCCAGGCAGAGCCTCTGTGGCCACAG ACTCTCTTGGAATCGGTGTGACCGGCATCAGTCTTGGCATTAGCAGCTCGTCTTTCTTGGACTCGTTTTCCCACCACCCCTTGGGGCACTCGCCCATCAAAGACGAAGAGGAGCCGGACCCACAAGCCCCCGTCCCAG CTCCACTGGTGCCCGTGTCAGTCCCGCCTCGGTCTTACACACGCGGAGGTATCTCATCCAGAGCCAGCAGACCTGGCTTGTAG
- the fam149b1 gene encoding protein FAM149B1 isoform X2, with protein sequence MISRYSRRPVSHKLEIRGLSRSSLDHHPLPEEADDNQTPQRYLHDLQEAVSAHNSSETSAASGHSDCPTVISVDSSQSWSGIHSSTGTGISTERSSVFSWGYDEFDKAASRQVQQMFEEIDKELYEGRGSGGGILQGLQDECQQWATRFPHLRILGTQLMSPCDEGFQWYATSGRGSSAISPSAGKESSVKSQEKDKSGTELNVQGRRAMMIRSSSAELDEAPGTSSGPSSHDKQRVIEVEGLMEEYLAFDSRDLEDEWEQDCSESGRRHHCLPPVSPYRCRRQAVLDLLFDDVWRQLVGWMKELVQRHWECCTSNDEKISGNLSPVQQDSQNPFMLLSMLPTMLPKLGQSRVPPLTAGLQFQAGRVPVGAAATQHNLNDLIVIHSIPLQQRNLGVLDRNQEPEERAPHRPGSSVVPSSKPRPRRTLEQSSSSLSRPAQSARRRNPPPRTLLPLVPSQSQASAAGSMDEVIRGTRLPTANDRLTSPLLPLSRNTLLPPISTGDPESSHSGQQSKPAQRQKGPSSRAHSAINDEAGSSIPRDRHHLLDVFSRPNTTHTYRSDTPYRRSFTVLDNIGQGRPGRASVATDSLGIGVTGISLGISSSSFLDSFSHHPLGHSPIKDEEEPDPQAPVPAPLVPVSVPPRSYTRGGISSRASRPGL encoded by the exons ATGATTTCACGGTACAGCAGAAGACCTGTATCGCACAAACTAGAGAT TCGTGGGTTGTCTCGCAGCAGCCTCGACCACCACCCTCTCCCTGAGGAAGCGGACGATAACCAAACGCCTCAGCGTTACCTCCATGACCTCCAGGAAGCTGTCTCTGCTCACAACAG TTCAGAGACATCTGCTGCCTCCGGCCACTCTGACTGTCCCACCGTCATCTCAGTAGACTCCAGCCAGTCCTGGTCAGGTATCCACAGCTCCACAGGCACTGGCATCTCCACCGAGAGGAGCTCTGTTTTCTCCTGGGGCTACGAT GAGTTCGACAAGGCGGCGTCACGGCAGGTGCAGCAAATGTTTGAGGAGATCGACAAAGAGCTGTACGAGGGGAGAGGCAGCGGGGGAGGGATACTCCAGGGGCTGCAGGATGAATGTCAGCAGTGGGCCACACGTTTCCCACATCTTCG GATTCTGGGGACTCAGCTGATGTCTCCCTGTGATGAGGGCTTCCAGTGGTACGCTACTTCAGGGAGAGGCAGCTCTGCTATCAGCCCATCAGCAGGCAAAGAGAGCAGTGTGAAATCCCAGGAGAAAGATAAGAGTGGCACAGA GTTAAATGTGCAGGGCAGGAGAGCGATGATGATCAGGTCCTCCTCAGCAGAGTTGGATGAGGCTCCTGGCACCTCCAGTGGCCCCAGCAGTCATGACAAGCAGAGAGTGATTGAGGTCGAGGGTCTGATGGAGGAGTACCTGGCTTTCGATAGCAGGGACTT GGAGGACGAGTGGGAGCAGGATTGTTCAGAGTCGGGTCGGCGGCATCACTGTCTGCCCCCTGTCTCTCCATACCGGTGTCGCCGTCAGGCTGTTCTCGACCTGCTGTTTGATGATGTGTGGCGACAGCTGGTTGGCTGGATGAAAGAGCTGGTTCAACGCCACTGGGAATGCTGCACCTCAA ATGATGAAAAGATTTCTGGGAACTTGAGCCCCGTGCAGCAAGACTCCCAGAATCCCTTCATGCTGCTCTCCATGCTGCCCACGATGCTGCCTAAACTCGGCCAGAGCAGGGTGCCCCCACTCACAGCTGGCCTGCAGTTCCAG GCTGGAAGGGTCCCAGTAGGAGCAGCAGCGACCCAGCACAACCTGAATGACCTCATCGTGATCCACAGCATCCCCCTGCAGCAGAGGAACCTGGGTGTGCTGGATAGAAACCA GGAGCCAGAGGAGCGGGCGCCTCACAGACCAGGCTCCAGCGTGGTCCCCTCCAGCAAACCTCGCCCTCGCCGAACCCTGGAACAGAGCTCTTCCTCGCTGTCCCGCCCGGCACAATCTGCGCGACGCAGAAACCCTCCTCCCCGGACCCTCCTGCCGCTGGTCCCCAGCCAGAGTCAGGCCAGCGCAGCGGGATCCATGGATGAGGTCATCCGCGGGACACGTTT ACCCACAGCCAACGACCGCCTGACATCTCCGCTGTTGCCTCTGAGCAGGAATACACTCCTTCCCCCCATCAGCACCGGAGACCCAGAGTCATCTCACTCAGGGCAGCAGTCCAAACCTGCACAG CGTCAGAAAGGCCCCTCCAGCCGCGCCCACAGTGCTATAAATGACGAAGCTGGCAGTTCAATACCAAGGGATCGTCACCACCTGCTGGACGTGTTCTCTCGCCCCAACACCACTCACACATACAGG tcGGACACTCCATACCGTCGATCCTTCACAGTATTGGACAACATCGGGCAGGGGCGGCCAGGCAGAGCCTCTGTGGCCACAG ACTCTCTTGGAATCGGTGTGACCGGCATCAGTCTTGGCATTAGCAGCTCGTCTTTCTTGGACTCGTTTTCCCACCACCCCTTGGGGCACTCGCCCATCAAAGACGAAGAGGAGCCGGACCCACAAGCCCCCGTCCCAG CTCCACTGGTGCCCGTGTCAGTCCCGCCTCGGTCTTACACACGCGGAGGTATCTCATCCAGAGCCAGCAGACCTGGCTTGTAG